The Fictibacillus phosphorivorans genomic sequence AATTGCTGACGCGCTCTTTTGGTCCATACGCGACGGCGTTCTCTGGAGCACCCGTTTTGATCATATGCTTAGCCACTCCTTATGAATCTAAGTTTCGAGAAAAGATCTTTGATCCGATCGAACTTGCCGAAGAATCTGTCTGGGAAGAAGAAGGAATCAAGAGTAGCTGCTTAGCGATTCAAAACTTGATGCTCGCAGCGCATGCGCGTGGGCTTGGTACTTGCCCGATGACTGGCCCAGTACTGTTGGCACAAGATGCGATTCGTGACTTTTTAGATATTCCGTCTAAGAAGCAGATCAACATGGTCATTTCACTGGGTCATCCACAAGATCAACCCAAAAAACTCGCAAGAAAAGCAGTAGAAGACATTGTCACATACGTAGATTGATGGTATTTGGGACTTTGTAAGTTCCTTGGAAAGCTCATCCAACGGCTGTTAGGCTCGTTGGACGAGCGCCATACGAAAAATACGAGCGCCATACGAAAAATACGAGCGCCATACGAAAAATACGAGCGCCATACGAAAAATACGAGCGCCATACGAAAAATACGAGCGCCATATAAAAAATACAAGCCCACTCCGAATAGTTTCCACCTTCCACTACATTTCTTATCTCTTCATAAGACTTCAGACCTACAAGGAAATTTAAGAAAAAAGGATTTTTTTCGACATATACCGAATACATGTTTCAAGAAACGTATTTTCAATTTTAGAAAGAGGAACTTCTTATGAAAGAGACATTTGACTTGATTGATTATGCATTGCAACAAAGTGGGTTAGAAGAACTTAAGGATCCGACACAGGTTCAATATTTAGGTGAAGGAGCTTGGCATCTTGCGTATCTCGTTCAACTACGCACAGGAAATGCCGTAGTAGTTCGATTTCCGAAGACAGAGGCGTACGGGAAGAACGTAGAGTTTGACGAAGCAGCCCTTCATGCCGAATATGCTGGAACGAAAGCATACTATGAGTTAGCAAACCAAGTGAAACCAGGAATCTGCCCTAATTTTTTCAACTATCATGTAGAAAAAGATAGAACGTTTACAGTGGAATCTTATGCAGGAAAAGCGATTAAGCTAGACCAACTAACGGTTGTAGAAGCGTTTCATATCGGAGCAGAACTGGGTGAGTTCTTTCGCAAGATGAATGCCGCAGATCATGGTTTAACAGGGTTCGGTTATCTCTCATGGAACGGAAAACATATTGAAGGAAAGCTTCAATATGATGCTTCAGAATCTATGAAAGAAGAAAACAAGGAATACATAGATGATTTTAAGAAATTTATAGATACGTATGAGGAGTCCATATCTCCAGCAGCTATGATTGAACTTCAAAAATGTTTGGAAGATAGAAAGATCATGGATCAAACGGTTGTACTTACTAACCAAGATACATCTCCCGAGAACGTTTTGCTTCATTCAGATGGTACCGTCTGTTTGATTGATCCTGTACCCATCTTATATAGCGGGGATTCACTCGCTGGGAATTTTCTTAATAATTACCGTACATTGTTTCCAACATTTTTTAATGCACCACGTTATGCGCGACATGAATTTGATCGGTATGAAGATCGATTAAAACGAATCGCCGACGGATTTTTAGAAGGATATTCTCACGGAGATCTAGCAGTAAAGCGTAGAGTTAAACAAGAGGAGTTTATTCAACTGACTGATCTAACTGTGACTCATTGGCATCTACTTCAGACGGATGAGTTATCTCACGAACAGAAAATTCGTTACGGTGAGAGAGAGGCAATTGCCAATCGGATAACAGTCCTTGTAAAAAAAATCGAAGAGTTTCAATGGTTTGATGAAAAAAGTGGAACAAAGTTAGCATAACCGGCATAGCATGGGCATAATCTTAATTCAAAGCTGACAGTTGAACACTCATTTCTTTTGTATAACTTTTATGATTTTTCAAAAAACGGTTGACTTTATAAAACATCATACTCTATAATCCTATTCAAGAACTAAACAAACATCAGCACGTTAATGTGTTAAACATAATTTGAATATCTCTTATCCAGAGAGGCGGAGGGACTAGGCCCGATGAAGCCCGGCAACCAACAAACCACAATGGTTTGGAAAGGTGCCAATTCCTACAGATCTTTA encodes the following:
- a CDS encoding nitroreductase family protein; translated protein: MKYEDFKEIVHGRRSVRKFTDQAIAEEDIYEIMDCARYAPSDTNSQTWEFIVIRNKDKVKKIEEMTWDAIHKLAARAEENGKTKEAKLLTRSFGPYATAFSGAPVLIICLATPYESKFREKIFDPIELAEESVWEEEGIKSSCLAIQNLMLAAHARGLGTCPMTGPVLLAQDAIRDFLDIPSKKQINMVISLGHPQDQPKKLARKAVEDIVTYVD